One part of the Mariniflexile litorale genome encodes these proteins:
- a CDS encoding LytTR family DNA-binding domain-containing protein → MKLTSIIVEDEETSREILKNYLEKYCPNVSVIGEASNVEEALILIRNNDLDVVFLDVEMPYGNAFDLLDKVGDINFETIFVTAYNHYAMDALNAHASYYLMKPISIDELIKAVDYVTEIKTKEDALQDQVLVPKTNTDNGKITIPQLDGFEVINTADILFCKADDNYTEIHLNTNKKKIVSKTLKYFEDILIDSSFARVHKSYLVNVNEVVKYVKGKGGSVVLSNGKQIMVSASRKSELLSYFQ, encoded by the coding sequence ATGAAATTAACATCAATCATAGTAGAAGACGAAGAAACCAGTAGAGAAATTCTAAAAAATTATCTCGAAAAATATTGCCCAAATGTTTCTGTTATTGGTGAAGCTTCAAACGTAGAAGAAGCTTTGATATTAATACGAAACAACGATTTAGATGTGGTGTTTCTAGATGTAGAAATGCCCTATGGCAATGCGTTCGATTTACTAGACAAGGTCGGTGATATAAATTTTGAAACCATATTTGTAACCGCCTATAATCATTATGCTATGGATGCTTTAAATGCACATGCTTCTTATTATTTAATGAAGCCTATCTCTATAGACGAACTTATCAAAGCAGTTGATTATGTTACCGAAATTAAAACGAAAGAAGATGCACTTCAAGATCAAGTGCTTGTTCCGAAAACTAATACTGATAATGGGAAAATAACCATTCCGCAATTAGATGGTTTTGAAGTCATCAATACCGCAGATATTTTATTCTGTAAAGCCGATGATAATTATACTGAAATCCATTTGAACACCAATAAGAAAAAAATAGTAAGCAAAACCTTAAAATACTTTGAAGATATATTGATTGATAGTAGCTTTGCAAGAGTACATAAATCGTATTTAGTAAACGTAAACGAAGTAGTAAAGTATGTTAAAGGAAAAGGGGGAAGCGTGGTGCTAAGTAATGGAAAACAAATTATGGTTTCTGCCTCAAGAAAATCAGAACTTTTATCGTACTTTCAATAA
- a CDS encoding histidine kinase yields the protein MRLVIKQIGILCMLFCTTLLLAQGNDNSPKFVVRGMVVEADTHNPIANVNIEVNGGSYTTTDITGNFRIEARKGDELTIKHKDFETVYYMIQSNERIKVEVQPSIEDIQYSKKKYSRTNPELFKSLIDSAETHLKKDAKKSIQFIEKALGASNSSKENSEAYEVLGDVYLHWKQYDLAVSNYRISLQNISTNVVKLKLASAYKLNKNYQESLQIYNSINKKELSNWQLVELYEGLGDVYQLTKSHQSSINVYNEGLKIAQKHLISPKVTDLNSKIAQVYNAKGETQKAESFFNESLKLANNQNKKRAVEEKIKVADFQNETNNYSSEIQLRKEALKQIKDIQKDSVFNNESALTLQKQNYKIGNAYASQKDYVNAIPYLKKSIEEADTKEDLIVQKDATRKLSEVYKEAGEFDKALIAYQSYVDLVDKLYSKKEQEISQAARFSKDIVAKQNRILSLESDRELSESKYELNLEQAKSQKFIIYALIGGVVLLLIAGFLMFKYIKQQRLANNLLALKSLRSQMNPHFIFNALNSVNSFIASNDERAANKYLTDFSLLMRAVLENSEEDFIPLEKEIELLELYTKLEHFRFKDKFDYNITIDENININDFVIPPMLLQPYIENAVWHGLRYKKIKGFLEIVISQINPDEIKITISDDGIGRQKSKALKTENQKKQNSKGMGNINKRVSILNAMYKDKVDVFIDNFQEEEDTGTKVVVTLRKD from the coding sequence ATGCGATTAGTAATTAAACAAATAGGAATTTTATGTATGTTGTTTTGTACCACACTTTTGTTGGCCCAAGGCAATGATAATTCACCCAAGTTTGTTGTTAGAGGTATGGTGGTTGAGGCCGATACCCACAATCCTATTGCAAATGTGAATATTGAAGTGAATGGAGGGTCTTATACGACGACCGATATAACTGGAAATTTTAGAATTGAAGCAAGAAAGGGTGATGAACTTACTATAAAACACAAAGATTTTGAAACCGTTTATTACATGATTCAAAGTAATGAACGTATTAAAGTAGAGGTGCAACCGAGTATAGAAGATATTCAATATTCTAAGAAAAAGTATTCGAGAACCAATCCAGAATTATTTAAATCACTGATAGATTCAGCTGAAACACATTTAAAAAAAGATGCTAAAAAGAGTATTCAATTTATTGAAAAAGCGTTGGGAGCTAGTAATTCTTCTAAAGAAAACAGTGAAGCTTATGAGGTTTTAGGCGATGTTTATTTACATTGGAAACAGTATGATTTAGCAGTTTCAAACTACAGAATTAGCCTTCAAAATATCAGTACAAATGTGGTTAAGTTAAAATTGGCTTCGGCTTATAAACTAAACAAAAACTACCAAGAAAGTCTTCAAATTTATAATAGTATTAACAAAAAGGAATTATCTAATTGGCAATTGGTGGAATTGTATGAAGGACTTGGTGATGTTTATCAGTTAACTAAATCACATCAATCGTCCATTAACGTTTATAATGAAGGTTTAAAAATAGCACAAAAACATTTAATTTCTCCAAAGGTTACCGATTTAAACTCTAAAATAGCTCAGGTTTACAATGCTAAAGGTGAAACTCAAAAAGCAGAAAGTTTTTTTAATGAATCGTTAAAGCTAGCTAATAATCAAAATAAGAAAAGAGCTGTTGAAGAAAAAATAAAAGTTGCCGATTTTCAGAATGAGACAAATAATTATTCAAGTGAAATTCAATTAAGAAAAGAAGCTTTAAAACAAATAAAAGACATTCAAAAGGATTCTGTTTTTAATAATGAAAGTGCCTTAACACTACAAAAACAAAATTATAAAATAGGTAACGCGTATGCTTCTCAAAAAGATTATGTGAATGCCATTCCATATTTAAAAAAAAGTATTGAAGAAGCCGATACCAAAGAAGATTTAATCGTTCAAAAAGATGCTACTAGAAAACTTTCAGAAGTTTACAAAGAAGCAGGGGAGTTTGATAAAGCCCTTATAGCCTACCAAAGCTATGTGGATTTAGTAGATAAATTATATTCAAAAAAAGAGCAAGAAATATCGCAAGCAGCACGGTTTAGTAAAGATATTGTTGCAAAACAAAACAGAATTTTAAGTTTAGAGAGCGATAGGGAGTTGTCCGAAAGTAAATATGAGCTTAATTTAGAACAGGCTAAAAGCCAAAAATTTATTATTTATGCATTAATTGGTGGGGTTGTATTATTATTAATTGCTGGCTTTTTAATGTTTAAGTATATCAAACAACAACGGTTGGCAAATAATTTGTTAGCATTAAAAAGCTTGCGTAGTCAAATGAATCCGCATTTTATTTTTAATGCCTTAAACTCTGTTAATAGTTTTATAGCTTCAAATGACGAGCGTGCTGCCAATAAATACCTTACCGATTTTTCATTACTCATGCGTGCTGTTTTAGAAAATAGTGAAGAAGATTTTATTCCTTTGGAAAAAGAAATAGAGCTTTTAGAACTATACACCAAATTAGAACATTTTAGGTTTAAAGATAAGTTCGATTATAATATCACGATAGATGAAAATATTAATATAAACGACTTTGTAATTCCTCCCATGTTGTTGCAACCTTATATAGAAAATGCTGTGTGGCACGGGTTACGATATAAAAAAATAAAAGGGTTTTTAGAGATTGTTATTTCGCAAATTAATCCAGACGAAATTAAAATCACCATTTCAGATGACGGTATAGGGCGCCAAAAATCGAAAGCCCTAAAGACTGAGAATCAGAAAAAGCAAAACTCAAAAGGCATGGGTAATATTAATAAACGTGTGTCTATTTTAAATGCGATGTATAAAGATAAAGTTGATGTGTTTATTGACAATTTTCAAGAGGAAGAAGACACAGGGACTAAAGTTGTTGTAACGCTTAGGAAAGATTAA
- a CDS encoding VWA domain-containing protein: protein MKTHFKTLVFSMALIGFTACNANNKKPIEYSQTETTKDEPNKQYIKVALLLDTSNSMDGLIDQAKAQLWDIVNELSYAKCATNKPNLEIALYEYGNDKLNSQEGYIRQVLAFSNDLDEISKELFSLTTNGGEEYCGQVIQTSLNRLNWGKNPDDLKLIFIAGNEPFTQGKVNYKDVSVNAKEKGITINTIFCGDYNQGVSTSWKDGAALTNGDYMAINQNQTTIHIVSPYDDEILILNQKLNKTYVVYGKIGKQKMALQAEQDTNAQGYSKANAVSRTVSKSSHLYKNETWDLVDAVELEEVSVEALEDDTLPEELKGKSADEIKKYVSEKKKEREHIQNKIQELNAKRKVYISEQKKDNKNGLENAMTNAIKEQAKKKKYTWN from the coding sequence ATGAAAACACATTTTAAAACACTCGTATTTAGTATGGCTTTAATAGGATTTACAGCTTGCAACGCTAATAATAAAAAACCTATTGAATACTCTCAAACAGAAACAACAAAAGACGAACCCAACAAACAATACATTAAAGTAGCTCTTTTACTAGACACAAGCAACAGTATGGACGGATTGATAGATCAAGCAAAAGCACAGCTTTGGGATATAGTAAACGAACTATCTTATGCCAAATGCGCCACTAATAAACCTAATTTAGAAATTGCTTTATATGAATATGGCAATGATAAATTAAATAGTCAAGAAGGTTATATCCGTCAAGTTTTGGCCTTTAGCAATGATTTAGATGAAATCTCAAAAGAACTTTTCTCATTAACAACTAATGGTGGTGAAGAATATTGTGGACAAGTCATTCAAACATCCTTAAACCGGTTAAATTGGGGTAAAAATCCAGATGATTTAAAACTTATTTTTATTGCTGGAAACGAGCCTTTTACTCAAGGGAAGGTAAATTATAAAGATGTTTCGGTTAATGCTAAAGAAAAAGGCATCACCATAAACACCATTTTTTGTGGTGATTATAACCAAGGCGTTTCAACATCATGGAAAGATGGAGCTGCTTTAACTAACGGTGATTATATGGCCATTAATCAAAACCAAACCACTATACATATTGTATCACCTTATGACGATGAGATTCTGATACTAAATCAGAAATTGAATAAAACCTATGTGGTTTATGGCAAAATAGGAAAACAAAAAATGGCATTACAAGCAGAGCAAGATACTAATGCACAAGGTTACAGTAAAGCCAATGCCGTAAGTAGAACCGTTAGTAAAAGTTCGCATTTATATAAAAATGAAACTTGGGATTTGGTGGATGCTGTTGAATTAGAAGAAGTTTCGGTTGAAGCTTTAGAGGATGATACCTTACCAGAAGAATTAAAAGGAAAATCGGCTGATGAAATCAAAAAATATGTTTCAGAAAAAAAGAAAGAGCGCGAACACATTCAAAATAAAATTCAAGAATTAAATGCGAAACGTAAAGTGTATATCTCAGAACAAAAAAAAGACAATAAAAATGGTTTAGAAAATGCCATGACCAACGCTATTAAAGAGCAAGCTAAAAAGAAGAAATATACTTGGAATTAA
- a CDS encoding type IX secretion system membrane protein PorP/SprF, whose translation MKLKNIFMVAVVSVLCFHTVNSQEGLPIYTDYLTDNYYLIHPSMAGIANCSKVRLTSRQQWFGHEDAPKLSTLSINGRIGESSSAIGGILYTDKNGYHSQSGAYATYVHHLMFSRTESDLNMLSFGLSAGFIQYKLDETSFLFDGPDPIIDGVVQNETNFNIDLGFSYHFLDFYVHGTVKNMLKNAGVNNDIKITSNLRRYLFSLGNVFSKYGSEWSYEPSLMFQYKDGTQEASLDINAKAYKQMDFGKIWGGLSYRTSLDGAQYQTSSGTVASQKLQQITPILGVNYNEFVFAYTYTYQSNSVVFTNGGFHQLTLGYNFNCRRVRYDCQCPAVN comes from the coding sequence ATGAAGTTAAAGAATATTTTCATGGTAGCAGTAGTAAGCGTTTTATGCTTTCATACTGTAAATTCGCAAGAAGGGTTGCCTATATACACCGATTATCTTACTGATAATTATTACCTAATTCATCCCTCTATGGCAGGAATTGCTAATTGTTCTAAAGTAAGATTAACTTCGCGCCAACAATGGTTTGGACATGAAGATGCTCCTAAACTTTCAACTTTAAGTATAAATGGGAGAATAGGAGAAAGTTCTTCTGCTATTGGTGGCATTTTGTATACTGATAAAAATGGATATCATTCGCAATCGGGCGCTTATGCAACCTATGTACATCACCTCATGTTTTCTAGAACGGAGTCTGATTTAAATATGCTTTCTTTCGGTTTAAGTGCGGGGTTTATTCAATATAAATTAGATGAAACTTCTTTTTTGTTTGATGGTCCAGACCCTATAATTGATGGTGTTGTACAGAACGAAACTAATTTTAATATAGATTTAGGTTTCTCATACCATTTTTTAGATTTTTATGTACATGGTACCGTGAAAAATATGCTAAAAAATGCAGGAGTTAACAATGATATTAAGATAACAAGTAATTTACGACGCTATTTGTTTTCGCTTGGAAATGTGTTTAGTAAATATGGAAGCGAATGGAGTTACGAACCCTCTTTGATGTTTCAGTATAAAGACGGTACTCAAGAAGCATCTTTAGATATTAATGCTAAAGCATATAAACAGATGGATTTTGGTAAAATTTGGGGAGGTTTATCGTATAGAACAAGTTTAGATGGTGCTCAATACCAAACCAGTTCAGGGACTGTAGCTAGTCAAAAATTACAACAAATTACACCTATTTTAGGAGTGAATTATAACGAGTTTGTATTTGCCTATACTTATACCTATCAATCTAACTCGGTAGTGTTTACTAACGGAGGTTTTCATCAATTAACCTTAGGCTATAATTTTAATTGTAGAAGAGTCCGTTATGATTGCCAATGTCCTGCGGTAAACTAA
- a CDS encoding NifU family protein has product MNTFKVSVQETSNNAIIKFELNEFITKHQSFEFNNIDEAKASPLAQQLFYLPFVKKVYISGNFIAVERYDIVEWNDVQDEVAEQIEAYLNDGGIVIEESTQAKKVPVTVYAESTPNPSVMKFVANKKIVTTLFEFTSIDEAKLSPLATELFHFPFIKSIFIDENYVSITKYDMAEWQDITIELREFIRNYIENGKDVVLPHAAETLKKSTPQLDSQYESLDDTSKEIINILEEYIKPAVASDGGNIQFISYDAESKNVSVMLQGACSGCPSSTYTLKSGIENMLKEMLKGKVETVEAING; this is encoded by the coding sequence ATGAATACTTTCAAGGTTTCTGTGCAAGAAACATCAAATAACGCCATAATTAAATTCGAACTTAACGAGTTTATCACCAAACACCAAAGTTTTGAATTCAACAATATAGATGAAGCTAAAGCATCTCCTTTGGCACAACAATTATTTTATTTGCCTTTTGTTAAAAAGGTTTATATCTCTGGGAACTTTATCGCAGTAGAGCGCTATGATATTGTAGAGTGGAACGATGTGCAAGATGAAGTAGCTGAGCAAATTGAAGCTTATTTAAATGATGGAGGTATTGTTATTGAAGAAAGTACCCAGGCAAAAAAAGTACCTGTTACAGTTTATGCTGAAAGTACTCCTAACCCCTCGGTAATGAAATTTGTTGCTAACAAAAAAATAGTAACAACTCTTTTTGAATTCACTTCCATAGACGAAGCTAAATTATCACCATTGGCAACCGAGTTATTCCATTTCCCATTTATTAAAAGCATTTTTATTGATGAAAATTACGTGTCCATCACTAAATACGACATGGCGGAATGGCAAGATATCACTATTGAACTTCGTGAATTTATAAGAAACTATATTGAAAACGGCAAAGATGTTGTACTACCTCATGCTGCTGAAACTTTAAAAAAATCAACACCACAATTAGACTCCCAATATGAATCGTTAGATGACACATCTAAAGAAATTATTAATATTTTAGAAGAATATATAAAACCTGCCGTGGCGAGTGATGGTGGTAATATTCAATTCATATCGTATGATGCTGAAAGCAAAAATGTAAGCGTGATGCTACAAGGTGCTTGTAGCGGCTGCCCATCTTCAACTTATACCTTAAAAAGTGGTATTGAAAATATGTTAAAAGAAATGCTAAAAGGCAAAGTAGAAACAGTTGAAGCTATAAACGGTTAA
- a CDS encoding dodecin family protein, whose protein sequence is MSVLKVIEILSSSDESWEDATRKAVKHASKSVKNIRSVYVQDQSATVKDGEVTEFRVNLKITFEVN, encoded by the coding sequence ATGTCTGTATTAAAAGTTATTGAGATTTTATCAAGTTCTGATGAAAGCTGGGAAGACGCAACCAGAAAAGCAGTAAAACATGCTTCTAAAAGCGTAAAAAACATTCGTTCTGTATATGTGCAAGACCAAAGTGCCACTGTAAAAGATGGCGAGGTAACAGAGTTTAGAGTAAACCTGAAAATCACTTTTGAAGTGAATTAA
- a CDS encoding thioredoxin domain-containing protein, which yields MDYQHTNDLIHETSPYLLQHAHNPVNWNAWNNKTLAKAKEENKLILISVGYAACHWCHVMEHESFEDSLVAQVMNKNFTNIKVDREERPDVDQVYMNAVQLMTGSGGWPMNVIALPDGRPVWGGTYFKKEQWISALNQISKLYIDDPKKLYDYADKLEQGIKSINIVNLNTDEPVFEKNFLDVAVKNWSDHFDNKEGGMRATPKFMMPNNYHFLLRYASQNNDKKLLDFVNLTLTKMAYGGIFDHVGGGFSRYSTDSKWHVPHFEKMLYDNAQLVSLYSDAYLVTKNELYKNVVTQTLDYISRDMTTKNGAFYSSLDADSTNPEGKLEEGAFYVWQKEELKTLLKDDFNLFSDYYNINNYGLWEHSNYVLIRNADAAAIIDKYKITKEDLDSKIKNWKKTLLDIRNKRAKPRLDDKTLTSWNALMLKAYVNAYSVFNAKSYLHAAEKNAAFIKENQLRKDGGLNHSYKNGKSTINGYLEDYAATIDAYLALYEITLSEKWLTTAKDLTDYTFIHFFDSTSKMFFFTSNLDSDLVSRSIEYRDNVIPASNSIMAKNLFKLSHYFDNDHYRNTAVTILNNVKPEIQESPSGYSNWLDLMMNYTHPYYEVAIVGKDAKQKILELNKTYLPNKLIAGSISENNLPLLENRYNPNTTLIYVCVNRACKLPVSEVKQAIKFLKE from the coding sequence ATGGACTACCAACATACCAACGATTTAATACATGAAACCAGCCCTTATTTGCTGCAACACGCCCATAATCCAGTAAACTGGAATGCTTGGAATAACAAAACATTGGCTAAAGCCAAAGAAGAAAATAAATTAATACTTATAAGTGTTGGTTATGCTGCTTGCCATTGGTGTCATGTTATGGAACATGAAAGCTTTGAAGATAGTTTGGTGGCACAAGTAATGAATAAAAATTTTACAAATATAAAAGTAGACAGAGAAGAACGTCCTGATGTAGATCAAGTTTATATGAACGCTGTTCAACTTATGACAGGTAGTGGCGGCTGGCCCATGAATGTTATTGCCTTACCAGATGGCAGGCCTGTTTGGGGTGGCACTTATTTTAAAAAAGAACAATGGATTAGTGCCCTTAATCAAATTTCAAAACTTTATATCGACGATCCAAAAAAGCTTTATGATTATGCAGATAAACTAGAGCAAGGTATTAAATCTATAAACATTGTTAATTTAAACACAGATGAACCGGTTTTTGAAAAGAACTTTCTGGATGTAGCCGTTAAAAATTGGTCTGATCATTTTGATAACAAAGAAGGAGGCATGCGGGCTACTCCAAAGTTTATGATGCCGAACAACTATCATTTTTTATTGCGATACGCCTCCCAAAATAATGACAAAAAATTACTAGATTTTGTAAATTTAACACTTACAAAAATGGCTTATGGTGGTATTTTTGATCATGTTGGTGGTGGTTTTTCCAGATATTCTACAGATAGCAAATGGCATGTGCCACACTTTGAGAAAATGCTTTATGATAATGCGCAGTTAGTGAGCCTTTATTCCGATGCATATCTCGTCACAAAAAACGAATTATACAAAAATGTAGTTACCCAAACTTTAGATTATATAAGTCGGGATATGACCACCAAAAATGGTGCGTTTTATTCTTCACTAGATGCAGATAGCACAAATCCCGAAGGAAAATTAGAAGAAGGTGCTTTTTATGTTTGGCAAAAAGAAGAACTTAAAACTCTTTTAAAAGACGACTTTAACTTATTTTCAGATTATTACAACATCAATAATTATGGACTTTGGGAACACAGTAATTATGTGCTTATAAGAAACGCTGACGCTGCAGCTATTATTGATAAGTATAAGATAACAAAAGAAGATTTAGATAGCAAAATAAAGAATTGGAAAAAAACACTGTTAGACATTAGAAACAAGCGGGCAAAACCAAGATTAGACGACAAAACATTAACCTCATGGAATGCCCTCATGCTTAAAGCTTATGTGAATGCCTATAGTGTGTTTAATGCTAAAAGCTACCTACATGCTGCAGAAAAAAATGCTGCTTTTATAAAAGAAAATCAACTTCGTAAAGACGGCGGATTAAATCATAGTTATAAAAACGGAAAAAGCACCATTAATGGCTATCTTGAAGATTATGCAGCAACCATTGATGCTTATTTAGCACTTTATGAAATTACTCTAAGTGAAAAATGGTTAACCACGGCTAAAGACTTAACCGATTATACCTTCATTCATTTTTTTGATAGCACTAGTAAAATGTTCTTTTTTACCTCCAATTTAGATAGTGATTTAGTTTCAAGAAGTATTGAATATCGTGACAATGTAATCCCTGCAAGCAATTCTATTATGGCAAAAAATCTGTTTAAATTATCACATTATTTCGATAATGACCACTATAGAAATACTGCTGTAACTATTTTAAACAATGTAAAACCCGAAATACAGGAGTCTCCTTCTGGTTATTCAAACTGGTTAGATTTAATGATGAATTACACCCACCCTTATTATGAAGTGGCAATTGTTGGAAAGGATGCAAAACAAAAAATATTAGAATTAAATAAAACTTACTTACCCAATAAATTAATTGCTGGCAGTATCTCCGAAAATAATTTACCTCTGTTAGAAAACCGGTATAACCCAAATACCACTTTAATTTATGTTTGTGTAAACAGAGCTTGTAAACTACCTGTATCGGAAGTTAAGCAAGCTATTAAATTTTTAAAAGAATGA
- a CDS encoding DUF1304 domain-containing protein yields MTYLIITLIAFVALEHFYFLILEMFLWTKPKGMKAFGLKSKQFAEDTKVLAANQGLYNGFLSAGLVFSIIQKDIQTAAFFLVCVIIAGIYGAYSTKQIKLFYVQAVPAIIALISCFFVKLNFYFTAVCV; encoded by the coding sequence ATGACATATTTAATAATCACTTTAATTGCTTTTGTAGCTTTAGAACACTTCTATTTTTTAATCTTAGAAATGTTTTTATGGACAAAACCCAAAGGCATGAAAGCATTTGGATTGAAATCGAAACAATTTGCAGAAGACACTAAGGTTCTAGCTGCAAACCAAGGCCTGTATAATGGCTTTTTATCAGCAGGATTGGTGTTTTCAATCATTCAAAAAGATATTCAAACAGCTGCTTTTTTTCTTGTTTGTGTAATTATTGCTGGCATTTATGGAGCTTACTCTACAAAACAAATAAAACTATTTTATGTGCAAGCAGTTCCTGCCATCATCGCTTTAATTAGTTGTTTTTTTGTAAAACTTAACTTTTACTTTACTGCCGTTTGCGTTTAA
- a CDS encoding mechanosensitive ion channel domain-containing protein, whose protein sequence is MKFENVDTEKWIELGTEYGLKIIGAIAIWIIGSWIIKKILKATRKVMTKSSYEESLQKFLINLLSWGLKILLIITLLGTLGVPTTSFAAIIAAAGLAIGLALQGSLGNFAGGVLIMIFKPFKIGDLIEAQGEIGGVKQIDIFTTKLIGLSNKEIIIPNGALSNGNIINYTTEGTRRVDLVFGVSYDADIKKTKEVLMRVLTSHPKVIQTPAPTVNVLELADSSVNFAVRPWCHAEDYWTVYFDVTENTKIALDAAGIEIPYPHQVEIHKQG, encoded by the coding sequence ATGAAATTTGAAAACGTTGACACTGAAAAGTGGATTGAATTAGGAACAGAATATGGACTGAAAATAATTGGAGCTATAGCGATTTGGATTATTGGCTCGTGGATTATAAAAAAAATTCTGAAGGCTACCCGAAAAGTAATGACAAAAAGTAGCTATGAGGAAAGTCTTCAAAAATTTTTAATAAATCTTCTAAGTTGGGGATTAAAAATATTGTTAATCATTACTCTTTTAGGCACTTTAGGCGTACCAACTACCTCGTTTGCTGCTATTATTGCCGCCGCAGGTTTAGCTATTGGTTTAGCTCTTCAAGGCTCTCTAGGAAATTTTGCTGGGGGTGTGTTAATTATGATTTTTAAGCCTTTTAAAATTGGCGATTTAATTGAAGCTCAAGGTGAAATTGGAGGTGTAAAACAAATAGACATTTTTACAACTAAATTAATTGGCTTGTCGAACAAAGAAATTATAATTCCTAATGGCGCTTTATCTAATGGTAATATTATTAATTATACCACCGAAGGCACACGCCGTGTCGATTTAGTTTTTGGAGTGAGTTATGATGCAGATATTAAGAAAACAAAAGAAGTTTTAATGCGTGTACTAACATCACATCCTAAAGTAATACAAACACCAGCACCTACGGTAAATGTTTTAGAGTTGGCAGATAGCTCTGTAAACTTTGCGGTAAGACCATGGTGTCATGCTGAAGATTATTGGACTGTGTATTTTGATGTTACAGAAAATACAAAAATAGCGCTTGATGCTGCTGGTATTGAAATTCCATACCCACATCAAGTAGAAATACATAAACAAGGTTAA
- the tsaB gene encoding tRNA (adenosine(37)-N6)-threonylcarbamoyltransferase complex dimerization subunit type 1 TsaB produces MAIILNIETATTNCSVSLSKSGETLILKEDNSKSYSHAENLHVFINVILKEAGITSKDLDAVAISKGPGSYTGLRIGVSAAKGLCFALDIPLISVPTLEALAHQVDCNDGVIVAMLDARRLEVYAALFNSNYDEIRETEAEILDENAYTEYLNKSKVYFVGNGVEKTKGLINHPNAIFIEDKLPSASEMGVLAYNKYKISDFEDVAYFEPYYLKDFVALKPKPKS; encoded by the coding sequence TTGGCAATAATACTCAACATAGAAACCGCAACAACCAATTGTTCGGTGTCACTTTCAAAAAGCGGAGAAACTTTAATTTTAAAGGAAGATAACAGTAAAAGCTATTCGCATGCCGAAAATTTGCATGTATTTATAAATGTTATTTTAAAGGAAGCAGGTATCACTTCTAAAGATTTAGATGCTGTTGCTATAAGTAAAGGCCCTGGCTCTTATACAGGGTTGCGTATAGGAGTTTCTGCCGCTAAGGGACTTTGTTTTGCTTTAGATATACCTTTAATATCTGTACCTACTTTAGAAGCTTTAGCACATCAAGTAGATTGTAATGATGGTGTTATTGTAGCTATGCTAGATGCTAGGCGTTTAGAAGTGTATGCGGCTTTATTCAATTCAAATTATGATGAAATTAGAGAAACTGAAGCAGAAATTTTGGATGAAAATGCTTATACGGAATATTTAAATAAAAGTAAAGTCTATTTTGTTGGTAATGGTGTTGAAAAAACTAAGGGATTAATCAATCATCCCAACGCTATTTTTATTGAAGACAAATTACCATCGGCAAGCGAGATGGGTGTTTTGGCTTATAATAAATACAAAATAAGCGACTTTGAAGATGTCGCTTATTTTGAACCTTATTATTTAAAAGACTTTGTGGCTTTAAAACCAAAGCCTAAATCATAA